One stretch of Prionailurus viverrinus isolate Anna chromosome C1, UM_Priviv_1.0, whole genome shotgun sequence DNA includes these proteins:
- the LOC125173285 gene encoding proline-rich proteoglycan 2-like, protein MAPGGAAPGARGPTGRPGRGRRPPSARAARAGPGRLGSTRLRWARRGRCGARADGPHQPARPGQPPSPPPPPPPSRLLLRGKEEEGGRQEEARPGRPEAKWRPAPSAGQEELVTAAALRRGIGPGQSSKDTQDPFGHTARRMLEITPAPRFLKEYRETQRTEVPKSLSS, encoded by the exons ATGGCC CCGGGCGGCGCTGCGCCGGGGGCCCGCGGTCCCACGGGCCGCCCTGGCCGCGGCCGCCGCCCTCCGTCAGCGCGCGCCGCCCGCGCCGGACCTGGCCGCCTCGGTTCGACTCGACTGCGCTGGGCGCGGCGCGGACGCTGCGGAGCGCGGGCTGACGGGCCACACCAACCGGCCCGGCCGGGACAaccgccgtcgccgccgccgccgccgccaccttCCCGACTTCTCCtgaggggaaaagaggaggaagggggacgGCAAGAGGAGGCCCGCCCCGGGCGGCCGGAGGCCAAGTGGCGGccggcgccctctgctggccaggAGGAGTTAGTTACTGCGGCCGCGCTGAGGCGTGGAATTGGGCCGGGGCAAAGTAGCAAAGATACGCAG gaTCCCTTTGGG CACACAGCCCGCAGGATGTTAGAAATCACCCCTGCTCCTCGGTTCCTGAAGGAGTACAGAGAGACCCAGAGAACTGAAGTTCCAAAATCACTCAgctcctga